The genomic stretch CATCATGAGACTCATCCAGTATGAAGCCAAGAAGCCATGAAGGAGGCTGGGCTCACCCGGGGGAGAGCCAGCCAGATCCTTGGGGAGGAAGCAGATAAGTGTGGGGTCAACCTGTTCCCCTCACCCTAAGACTGGGGGGTGGCGGAGAGACACGGGCAGACCTGGGCACCCTCGTCTTTTAATAAAGGGGCTTGATCCTCAGTATTAGCTGCGGCCTCCGCCCTCTTTCTCGTTTGCCAGACACCCCAGGCCCCGGGGgactccccaccccgcctccacCAATCTTGCTGGCTGAGAAGGCTCAGGTCCAAGGGGAAATCTCAGGCTAAAGAGCTtaggataaagggagcaactctgacggaaggaggggagagtaaaacGCTGCGGAGCTGAAGCAGAGTGGCATTACGGAGGACCGGGACCCGTCGGCCCAGTTGGGGCAGGTGACCAAGACGTGGCGAGAGACACAGACGATCACCCcagtttctcctccccctcctcctcctctcagaggCAGCCGAGGCCAACCCGGGCCCCCAGCCCAACACCCTCCTGGCCCAAAAAATGCAGAAATCAGTCGAAACGGGGACTGAGGTGCAGAAGAAGAGGCTGGCTCCAAGATCACACGGTGGACGCtttattgggggtggggggcggggggcacccgCAGCGATTCTCAGGCGCTCTTGGGGGTCCGGGCACGCTTCTTCTTCACCACCACTGGCTTCTGGCTCCGCAGGATGGCACTGGCCCGGCGCAAGGCAGCCTGGggggggatggaaggaaggaaatcaTAAGGGCCTTGAACGCAGGAggtcccccgtccccacccggccccgggctctggaCAGCGGGGCCCCTCACCATGCGCAAGTCCTTGCGATACTTGTTTTTGCGGATGATGTGCCGGAGGCTGCTGAGCGTGGCCCGGGCGTTCTTGTTGATGGTCGTCCTCACGTAAGAGGTGGCGGGTTTCCGCTGGCctgcggggcggagggagagtcagggcccGAGTGGGAACGCCTCGCCAAACCCGACCCCGGTCCTCAGTCCGAGAACTCCGAAGTGCCACTCCGAGCGCGgtgtgggagtcggaggccgtgggttctaatccccgctccaccgcctgtcagctgggtgaccttcaggAAGTCACTCgcctctcagtgacctcatctgtcaagtggggattaagaccgtgagccccatgtgggacaacctgattaccttctatctaccccagcgcttaatgccatcatcatcatccctccaGGAATTAAAACCAACAGTCAGTGTCCTAGCGGGGAGAAAGCCCCACTTGCTTGTGAGCTCGTGTGTCTGGATGTGTATGCACCctggaggtgtgtgtgggggtccTTAGCAGAGCCCCCAAATTGGACTGTTAAAGGGGTGTAATATGGAGGGGtttgctgggggtggagggagattaGGCCagctcccccctacccccacctgAACCCAAgtgttggaggtggggggggggtgtcttagCAGAGCCCCCCAAATTGGAGTGTTAAAGGGATGAAATAAGGAGGGGTttgccgggggtggagggggattagTCCAGCCCCCTCTACTCCCCACCTGAATCCAAGTgtcggaggtggggggggatCTCAGCAGAGTCCCCAAACTGGAGTGTTAAAGGGGTGCACTATAGAGGGGTCTACTAGGGGTGTAGGGAGATTAGGCCAGCTCCCCCCTACCCCAACCGGAACCCAAGCGTCGGAAGTGGGGGGGTCTTAGCAGAGCCCCCAAATTGGAGTGCTACAGGGGTGCAGTAAGGAGGGGtttgctgggggtggagggagattaagccagctccctcctacccccaccgGAAcccaagtgatggaggtggggggcgtCTTAGCAGAGCCCCCAAATCGGAGTGTTACAGGGGTGCGGTAAGGAGGGGTtttctgggggtggagggagatcaggccggccccctctaccccccaagtGTCAGAGGTGGGGGGGATCTTAGCGGAGCCCCCAAACTGGAGTGTTAAAGGGGTGCAATATGGAGGGGTTTCCTGGGGGCGGAGGGCGATTAGTCcagccccaggcccggcctcccgtACCCGCTCGCCTCTTCAGCACCACCACGATGCCCTTGCCGTCGGCCGCGGGTTCCACGCCGACCGTCTTGCGGTGAATCAGTCCATTGTAGCGGAAGGAGTTGCGGGCCTTCAGGTTGTTGGGCTCCtgcgagggggaggaagggggaaggttgTCGAGGGGCTCCGGGggttcccccgccccgccccgccccgcccgagcCCGCGCTCACCGTGCTGTAGGTCTGCTTGTTCCTCTTGATGAGAAAGCTGGAGCAGTTGCGGACCACCATCCACTGCAGATAGGCCGACATGGCGGGGCTgcggggagagtacagtcaagcgcttagcccagggtaagcgctcaataagtaggactgaaCGAATGAGACGCCGGTGAGACCAGGccgcaggaccggccgggccgggcctacCTCCTCTCGCCGCGCCGGCCGCCTCGCAAaggggccgccagggggcggggcggcgcttTCATACCACCACGCGCTTCCGCTTCCGGCCTCCGGGCGGCCCTCGGCTCCCTTTCGGCTGGCGCTCGGGCGGAGTCGAAGCCGTTCGGGGCCCGTTCGGGGATTTCCGGCGGGGCCCGTCcgactctcctcccccacccgcccagcGTCGGCCGTGATCTTTCAACAAGGCTTTATTGTTTCCGACGCCGCCCCGCCATCCGAGCAAGGAGCTTTCAACAAGACTTTATCGTGTCCGAGGCGCGGGGGCAGGAGCCTTTAAAATGGGCCGGGCGGCGTTTTGGCTGCGGATTTTCAGCTTTGGGGTCGGGCCCGAGctgttccttttcttcctccttctcgccCCCTGCCTCtactcctctcctgctcccccttcctctgctcctagtCCCCTCCTTGCCCCTGCTACTCCTCCGTtctttgcttctcctccccctactgttccctctttcccctgcacATGTCCCCCCGtttccactgctcctcctctccctcctgctgctccccctttccctggtcctcttcctcctgctctcgctgcccctcctttccctggtcttcttcctcctgctgctcccccttcccctggtcttcttcctcctgctgcccccccccttcccctggtCCTCTTCCTCATGCTCctgctgctcccctttcccctggtcctcttcctcctgctcttgctgctcccccttcccctggtcctcttcctcctgctcttgctGCCCCCCCTTGCCctggtcctcttcctcctgcttttgctgctcccctttcccctggtcctcttcctcctgctcttgctgcccctccttcccctggtcttcgtcctcctgctgctcccctttcccctggtcctcttcctcctgctcttgctGCTCCCCCTTGCCCcggtcctcttccttctgctatTGCTGCTCCCCTTTCTCCTGGTCCTCcacttctcctgtttctccccctcctcctcctcctgcccctgctacTCCCCACatcccctgcttctcttccccctgctgtccccccccccccgcccttcccttcccctgctactctccctccctctgcttctcctctctttcctgcccCTACTGCCCCCCTCTTCTTTTGCTCCtactcctcctgcccctgctactcccctttcccctgctgccccccttcctctgctcctccctctcctgctcctcctgctgctcccctctttccctgcttctctccctcctccccctgctgctccccctttccctgcctcttctcccgctcctgctcttgctgctcctccctttccccggGTCCTCCCGGCTCGCCAACCTCAGCCGCACCCTAGGCCACCCGCGGCCCGGAcagctgggaaagggagggagctccCTCCCCCGTGCTGTCCTTTCCCTCAggccctcctctgtctctccgagTCACCCTGTATTTTATTTATCGTCCCCAGCCTGGGCCTCTGCCTCCTGTGTCAGGTCCCcgtttctcccttcttttcccccggGGTCCCTTTGCCTGCCCCTCTGGGCTCAGCCGCCCCGTGTccctctttcaatcgtatttattgagcgcttactgtgtgcagagcactgtactgagcgcttggaaaagtgcaatacagtaatagacaatccccgcccacaacaagatcacagACTAGGGAGGCTGTCTGgctgtccctctctccatctcttccagcgtggcaccctcccctc from Ornithorhynchus anatinus isolate Pmale09 chromosome 10, mOrnAna1.pri.v4, whole genome shotgun sequence encodes the following:
- the RPL28 gene encoding 60S ribosomal protein L28, which codes for MKAPPRPLAAPLRGGRRGERSPAMSAYLQWMVVRNCSSFLIKRNKQTYSTEPNNLKARNSFRYNGLIHRKTVGVEPAADGKGIVVVLKRRAGQRKPATSYVRTTINKNARATLSSLRHIIRKNKYRKDLRMAALRRASAILRSQKPVVVKKKRARTPKSA